CTTTATCAGACTTGAATTCTCCTCTTCCTTACCCTCCTTTGCCTGAACTTGAAATATTGCTGTTCCCCAAGATCCTTGACCCAgtgcttttcttattttcatccATCCTCCTGGTTGACCTCAGTTGGGCTGTATcccgcaggcctgcaagccttgtaaATGCCCCAGCCTTGAGACTAAAGAAAGAGTGCAGAGACAGCAACAGAGACAACAGTGTTTTATTGGATAGGGGATCTTACACATCTGAAGCAAAAGGTCCTGGAGTGATACCCCACCCCTTGTATGACAGACAGCAGGTAGGACATGGCAGCAATCTTCACTACTCGGGGGTGGGGTGTGAGGGCGGAGAGAAGGAGGCTacgattttttttaatttaatttttattttatattggggtatagttgatttacattgttttgttagcttcaggtgtacagcaaagtggttcagttagacatatacatatatccattctttttcagattcttttcccatataggttattacagaatattgagtagagttccctgtgctatacagtaggtctttgttgactatctattttatatacattagtaTATATTAGTAgggtgtatattttaatcccaaactcataatttatccctccctgctacctttcctctttggtaaccataagtttgttttcgaagtctgtgagtctgtttctgttttgtaaataagttcatttgtatcatctttttagatttcacatgtaagtgatatcatatgatatttgtctttgcctgacttacttcacttagtatgatcatctctaggtccatgttgctgcaaagggcattatttcattcttttttatggctgagtaatattccattgtatatatgtaccacttctttatccattcctctgttgatggacatttatgttgcttccatgtgttggctgttgtaaatagtgctgctgtgaacatttgggtgcatgtatcttttcgaattatgtttttctctggatatatgcccagaagagggattgcagaatcatatggcagctctacttttagtttttttaaggaatctccatactgttctccatagtgactgtatcagtttacattcccaccaacactgtaggagggttcttttttctccacaccctctccagcatttattgtttgtagactttttgatgatggtcattctgactggtgtgaggtgatacctcattgtatttttgatttgcatttctctaataattagtgatgttgagcattttttcatgcatGTTTTgcccatccatatgtcttcttcagagaaatgcccttttagatcttctgcccattttttgatgggattgttctttttttttatatatattgagctgcatgagttttttgtatattttggagattaatcccttgttgatcgcttcatttgcaaatattttctcccattctgtgggttgtctttttgtttgtttatggtttcctttgctatgcaaaagcttttaagtttaattaggtcccatttgtgtatttttgtttttattttcattactctaggaagtggattaaaaaaatactgctgcaatttatCTCgaagagttttctgcctatgttttcctttaagagttttatagaatctggtcttacatttaggtctttaatccattttgagtttacttttgtgtatggtgttagagaatgttctaatttcattcttgtacacatagctgttcagttttcccagcaccacgtattgaagagactgtcttttctccattgtatattcttgcctccattggtgtagattaattgaccacagatgcaagagtttatttctgagctttctatcctatcccttgatctatacttctgtttttgtgccagtaccatattgttttgattactgtagctttgtagtatagtctgaagtcagggagcctgattcctccagctccgtttttctttctctggattgctttagctatttggggtcttttgtgtttccatacaaattaaaaaatttttgttctagttctgtgaaaaatgtcactggtaatttgataggaattgcactgaatctgtacattgccttgggtagtatagtcattttgacaacatTGGTTCTCCCagtccaaggacatggtatatctttccatctgtttgtgtcatcttcgatttctttcatcagcatcttatagttttcagagcacaggtcttttgcctccttaggtaggtttattcctaggtattttattatttttgatgcaattgtaaatgggattgtttccttaaggaggctaccatttataggggaaATTAacatcaggttggctcatcagttaccagggaaactagcgGCTGGGGCAGGGAGCAAGCACATAGGTAGTTACTGATTAAGCCCTATGATTAGGGTACAGGTGAAGCAAGGactggtcaagcaggggatgtacagagagcaaaagaacagccatcttgaatggcATGACCATACAACCTCATACTTTCCTGTGACTCCAAAACTATTTATGTGTTGATGatctttttgaaaagaaattacttatttacttattcatttatttgtttgttgaacAAAATGTATTAAGTACATTCTGCATATCAGATCCTGTGTTAGATAGTGGTGATACAGTAGGGAGCCCAGCAGAGACTATGCCCGCTCTTGTGGAGCTTACTGTGCTTAAAGTTTGTTGCCATAGACCCATTtatccttccctcttttcttcctttcacctATTGATCCATCCACTGATCCACCTTTTCATCTGTTCATCCCCCGACCCATTCTTCTGTCTATCCATCTTTTCCTTCATCCACTGATCCATCTATTAGTCAATGGCTCATCTACCAACCATTGACCTTCAAAGCACATACCCACTGACCCATCCATCTACTTGTTCATCCATCAATCCATTGACCTAACTTTCTCTATATTAGTGATCCCAAACCAGTGGCACATCAGGAACTTAAAAATCTGAATCTAGGGGTGAAGGCAGGGATCAGCAATCTCTGAAAACCTCCCTATTTGATTCTGTTCACCTTGCCTGGCACCTAAGGATGTATATTTGGGAATCACTGTCCAAGATTAAAAGCACTGTGAATACAGGAGCTGTCTTAGTTTAGCTTTCTTGGAAAGCAGACACTGAGGCAAGGACTCAGTTGTAGTTAATCATTTGGAAGGCGATCCCAGAAAGGACAAGTGAGGTAGTAGGGAaagggagacagggaaggggaggggaagccaAATAAAAGGTGCTTTGATGAGCTTGTGGACACATGAGGTTCAATCCTGCTGGGAACCATCTGAGATACCTTGAGGAATAGACCACAAATAATCCCAATATAGGACAGGAGCCATTCATTTTTTGCCAGTTGACTGGGTGTTTGGGAGCTTTTAACTCCCCAGCAATTCCAAGTTGTTCTTCCAAGGTATTCTAGAAAGCCCtcgggcagaggagagagagacagatggagagaggCACTTTGTCATGGTTCGCTGTCAGGTTCCTGAGAAGTGTCCACAACTTCTGGTGAACTCAGATGCACCTAAGGACATAGGATAGGGCATTGACCCCTACCACAGAGGCCATGTCTATCTTGTTTATTGCTGCATCCCTAGGGGATAGAACAGTCCTTAGTCCAGTGGcctatagtaggtgctcaacaaatatttgataaataaatccTGTGCACCTACCAGAATTTGTGCCAGGTACTTGGAAACAATTCCTTTAATTGTGCTCTCCCTTTGGACTGTACTTCCTTCTCCAATCTAGAATCTGTACCATCCCCTCTGCATCCTCAATCTCTCTACCCTGTTTTCACCCCATCCACAGAAGGTTGCTGGGAGCTGCTAGAAGCTCATATGGTTGGGCCCTCAGCACTGCTGGATCATCCCGCTGGGTGTCCCTGGCCAGAGGAccctcctctcctggcccctcCTGGACCCCATAACTAGCAGAGGTGGTACCCACAGCATCACTGTAGCATCAACTGTAGCCAGACTCTTGAAAAGTCTCAATCCAAACTTCCAGGGAGTAGAACTCATTTCCCAAGCCCTACCTCACACCCAGTGCTGGCACTAGTGTGAGAAAGTGAAGCATTTGTTTAGagatcaaaatataaaaggatgCCAAAAAATTCAATAATCAAGATCATATTTTatgcaatctttttaaaaatcaaaattcaaaagtgAACCAGGTGTTCAAAATAACACGATGAacagataataaaatttaaagacaggATTGTATTGCTGatatttccttttgcctcagaCTCCATATGGCCGAGCATTGTGCCACTACTGGACCTGTGCTTATCTCAATGTCACGCTTACTGACCCTGCCTGCCTAAGTATTTGGGAGGGAAATATACTGAGGTCTTCAATTCTtcaaagttacattaaaaaatggaTTATTGAATGGATTGATGGATAGATATAGGATAGATAATCCAGCACCATAAAATGTTAATTGTTCAAGTTAAGCTGTGGAATTCTTTcaccttttctgtatgtttgaactttttttttctttttttttgtaattttggagaagaaaaaataaagagcagtgGGAAGGACCCCTGAGGCTGGCTCCCTGGGGTCAAACCAGCTCCACCCCCTTAACTCCTGGATGTCCAGGCCTGGCTTCCCCACCACACCTTAGCTTGCAGTGAGGACATAGCGGTCCAGCCAGCCTGCCCCTCCTTGACCTAAGCCTGTCTCTGGCCCTGCGTTTGAGATCCCTGCTCCCCACCAATAGAAAGGCCTGGATCCTCTCCACTTCCTGACTGGTGCCCGTGGAGTCCAGTtgactccctccttccctccaagaCCCCTAAGTGGGGGAACATATTAGTCCCTGGGGTAGggtttttcatttaacaaaacaTGTCCTATGATATAGCATCCTTCtatgttttggggggaaaaaacccatcGAAATGTCACTTGAAATATGGAGGACCTGAAAGTAAAGCACTAGAGATAAGCAATCATTATCAACTGGGCGGGGAGGTGAGAGTgcggggtggcagggagggaagaagcaTTTAGAAATCTAAAAGTGGAGAACCTTCTCTCACCGCTGGGGAGCGAGGCAGGGCTGGCTCGGGACAGGGTGGAGGCTTCCTCCGGGATCTTGGTGGTTCCCAAAGCACAGAACTGTGTCAGGGTCCGAAGGGCGTGGAGCCAGGATTCGTCGTAAGAACCGATGGGAACTGAGGGAACcctggttggggggggggaggggaaggggcgggTCCTAAGGTGGATTCCCTCCCTCCTCAATTCCTTCACTGAATGAACCTTGCCGGCCCTATCTGCCTCCCTCGAATTCGGATTGCGAACTCACAGCGGACCCGAGGAGAGCTCAGGAGTTCTTTTCAACTTCTAGCCATGCACTTTGGtgttggggggtaggggtgggagatgCAGAGATGGGTCGCATCTTCTCCTGCTGCCTATTTCTCCCGTCGGCCTGAATGCGAGTCTGGGGATGGGTGTATTGCCCACGAGGGGGCAAGGTTTCCCTTGGAGCGCCTAGGAGCTTGGCTCTCCCGCCTCTGCCTTTCTGGGCCCGCGCAGGGTGACGGGTGGGGGACCCGGGCTCCAGGGAGCTGAGCACAAAGCCGGGAGCTAAGATGCAGTGCAGCGGCTCCAGGCGAGTCCGCGGAGATGACAGCCGCTGTCCGGGGCCTGCCTGGTGTCTCATTTGTCCTTTTAAAGACGGGAAGGACGGAGCTGGTGCAGCGTGacgctccctccttcccttccactgCAGAAGTCAGGGCTTTTTCTGAAGGCTACAGACCGAGCTCCGACTCAGATCGTACCCGAGGCTGGGTGGACCTGCCGAGGAGCAGCGCAGGTGGGGCAAGAGCGATGAACGGTCAGTTCTCCCGGCCTGGGAGGCATCAGAGGGCGTAGAGGGGCGGGAAACTGAGAATCCTCTGGTCAGCTCTGGATCCTGACTCGAGACAATAGTGACAAAGGGGCATCAGGTGGATGACAGCGGACATCTCAAATGGCCCGTTCAAATCGTCAGAGCCGCAGGCGGCCGAGGGGACCGAACTTTATCCCCCTTGCGCTTCCACACTTGTTGGATGGCTGCAGAAGCAGAGCGGTGCGAGGTCACCTCTGTCGCAGGCACGCGCTCAGGGATGGTCTGCACACACAGGCAAGCACACGCATTCATCAAAGCTCGCACAAGACACAGATacagcctcccacccccagccccgcacATCTTCGTGTAGGCGCTCTCTCTCACACAAGCACACACTCAGCCACGCCGTGGCAGCGGGCAGGGAGAAATGGCCACCGTGCACAGGCATTCTCCCCGTTCTTTCCTGTGCGGCCATTGCACCTGGAGAAATCGTTCCAAACGAGGCCTCTGCCTTGGTGGGAGAGATCAAGAACCTCCCACCGTGGCTTCTCTCCCATTGAGAACGGCCTAGCCTTCCTGAGCTCCCAGATTCCATCTGGAGAGTCTGACGGTGATCCATTCCACTGGACCCGGGAATGGCGCCCCTGGAAGCAACACAAGGGCTGCCCTTGCAGTAGGATCTGCATAAAAAAGGACAGGGTCCTCTGGGTAATTTAAGCAAACACATTCTCAAACAGTCTGCTCAAGAAAAGGGGAGGCTGGGGCAAAAACGGCTCTGCCTGGTGAATCTAAACAGCCAGATCTCTTCACTGTGGCTGTGTAAACCCCACCTTGGACTTGAGGGGGGTTCTCCAGGGTGAGAGATGACTGGAATGCTAGGTTGGCAAACCCTGGGAAATACACAACGGCCCTGCTGACTTCTTTTATAGCTCTCTTCACAGCCGGCAGTCATACTGTGGATTTCAGAGTCCCGATCTATTGCCTGTCTCTCctctactagactgtaagctccaggagggcagggctgagttTGTTTCTCCTGGCAGCCAGCACGGTCCCAGCCCTGGTGGGctgtctataaatatttgttgaacaactCTGTAGGGCTTTTGTACATAAGCaaaactttgttttccttctttattttaggATTGGAGTTCGAGAGCGTCCACCAAATTCTCAGATGGCTCCAACCCCTGGGGAaagatttgggaaaaaaaaaaaaaaaaaagcctagtcCTGGCGGCTGGGGAGCCAAGGCCACACTGAAACCGTGGGCGCACCACATGCTCCTTTGCACCCCAGGCACTCAGAAAGCCTCCCCTTGGTGCTGACCACCCCTCACGTTCCCCGGAGCTCTCCAGGGACCCTTTAACTACAGCTGCTTCTCCATCCCCACTTGCTTCACGGGGCGGGCCAGAGTCGGTTCCCTCGCCAACCAGCGCCAGCATTCCAGCGGGTGCGAAAATGCAGAACTGAGACAGGGCCGCGAGcgcctttgtttcttctttatttgcGGATATAATTATGCACCGCACTCTAAATTagagatagattttttttctgatatacaTTTCATCTTATTCACCACGAGCACACCACACGCACAGTAGAACAGTTCCACAACCTGATAAATTGCACGAGATGAGTCTGGATTCCTGAAAACCGGAAGGCAAGCCGGCCCCGCCGGGGCTTCTCGCCTCCCCGCTTCGGCGAAGGAAATCGCCCACCCGAAACGGATTTCCCGGCCAGCCTTTCCCGCTGAAGGGTTGAAATGTCTCCGGAATGGGAATCGTTCTTGCTGGAAATGGCTAGACGCTGCAGATTCCAAGCACTGATGGCTGTGAAATGTGCCCGCAAGGTCAAGTTTCTACGCCTGCGAGTTgcgccccctctccctcccttcccacccccccctCGGTGACAGGGACCAAAGTGTCGGGGCCCCTCCTGAAAGGACAGAAAACCCTGCCCACAGATGCGCCCCCGCCTCCCCCGAAACCAGGGTGTTGTGGAAAAGAAAGGACAACAGAAACGCAGACGCGATGAATTGTGGATCCCTATCCCCTcccgcccccaacccccaaaATCAGAGACGGGGAACCAGAGATGTTTAAAGCTTGGCTTCCCAAGCGCGGCGGCAGGGCGCACGGgtttgttgggggaggggtgaatggggaggggggagagcgCGGGAGGGCGGCCGGGGCTGGCCCTAGCGCCCTAGTCCTCCGCGTTGGTTCGGTAGGCCTCAATGAGGCCCTCCAGCGAGTGCACGAAGCCGGACACGCTGCAGATGCCGCCGATGACGAAGATGGCGACGTCGAAGAAGACCTGGTGCCACAGCAGCTTGCGCCAGAGCAGGCGCAGGTGGAAGAGGCTGGGCAGCAGGAAGCAGAGGCCGGCGCCCGTGAGGCTGCCGGTGAGGCCCATAAGCAGCGCGAAGTGCGGCACGTAGATGGCCATGAGCAGCGTGAAGACGACCAGCGCGCAGCGCAGCGTCAGGCCCCACGACTTGAGGCGCCCGTCGCCGCCGTAGCAGGCGGGAAAGAAGGCGCGGCTGCCTTCCTGGAAGAGCGACTTCTCCAGCACCTCGACAGCAGCGAAGAAGGGCAACGGGTAGGACAACAGTGCCTTGGCCACCAGGAAGATGTTGACCACGGCGCGGATGGAACCGGGCAGGTTATCCGTGATGACCTCCTTGGTCTCATCGGCCCAGGTGAGGTAGGCGACGAGCGCGAAGAGGCCTTTGAGCACGCAGGCGGCGATGTGCGTCCAGTTCATCATGCAGTGGAACTCGCTGGGCTGCTGCATATTGCCCTCCAGCGAAGGCAGGAAGATCTGCGACGTGTAGCTGAACACGATGATGCCAATGGAGATGGGAAACTTCTTGACGTCGATATAGAACTTGACCTTCTCCCAGGCCCAATCGCGCGCCCTCGATAAGCAGTAGGCAATGACCAGAATGTTGATGACGAAGTGGGCCAGAGTGCACAGCAGGCTGAACTTGGACACCGCCTTGAGGTTCTTAAGGAAGGCGCAGGGCAGCAGCACCGCCGTGGCGATGATGGACCAGGACTTCTGCGACACGGGCAGCCCTGGGAAGCTGTTGTACATGAGGTTGCCGCTCACCACCACATACAGGATGCAAGTCATCACCAGCTCGATGATCTGCGCCACGTTCACTACGCGGCCGCCCAGCGTGGGGAAGCGCGGAGCGCAGCAAGCGTTGGCGATGGCCACATACGAGTCCCGCACGCGTACCACCTCGCCGTCCTCGTTCTCCTCGTACAGGCATGCGATGAGGATCTTGCCAGTGTAGCAGCACACCACGGCGGCGAAGATGATGAGGAACAATCCCAGGTAGCCGCCGTGCAGGATGGCGTAGGGCAGGCCCAGCACGAACATGCCCTGAGGAACGAAAAGGCAACCAGACCCAGGAGCTCAGTGGATGCGGTATTGGAATACGGGGTCTGGGGGAGTGACTTAAGGGTGTAGCCGGAAGGGGGCGCTAAGTGCGAACTGGGCCTAAGCCACTGGGAGGAGAGGGTAAGGATAGGCTGGAGTGGAGGTGTAGAGCGGTCTAATGGGGAGCCTGGGTATTGAGTCAGAGGTGGAGAGGGGGGTGTTGAAGGACAAAACTGAGAAGGAGAGGTGTGCTTAATGGCTGGGAGGTAGGGAGGGGGCTGAGTAAGGGGTCAAGCCGCAAAGAGGGAAGGGGTACGAGGAGATACCTGGGGGTGGTTCGGAAAAAGATGAGAAGGGGCTGGAGGGGGTTGACCGGAAAAGGACGAGGAGAAAGGTAGAGAGCTGGGCCTGAGCCACTAGGAAAAGGGGACACAGAATCTAAGATGGGGCTGGAATGGGGTGCAAGGAAGCCAATGAGGGAAATGCAGGTGCCTAAGGGCCGAGCTGGAGAAGGAAACTGTTGTAAGCGGCAGCgggagagaaaggagacagcGTAGGGAGGAAGGGGGGCTGAGCGTGGGGCAAGCGGCAGGGAGGCAAGAACAGAGGGAACGTGGGATTTGCTGGCGAAGTGCTTTGGGTGGGGTGAGGCCAGAGGCGTGGGGACGGGGAGACAGGGTTGGGTAGTCTTAGGGCCAGGCCGAAACTGGGGCGGAGAGACCGATCCCTAAGGAAGGGGAATAAGTGGTAGAGGCGAGCAGGATTAGGGGCCTACGGGGAAAGCGCAAGCGCTTTGTTAACGGCGAACTTAAGCGGGAGTCAACAACCAGAAACTGCGGGATCGGCCGGGCAGAGCTGTGGAAGAAGGGTTTAGAATCCACATAGGGAAGCAAAGCTAACGAAATCCAGGGTTCCCGAGGCTTGCAGGCCTCCAGCCTTGCACCCTGGCCTCCATCAAGGCCTACGGAACGGGGCCTTTAAAGATGCCCCAGGTGAAGGTGGGGGCGGCAACCGAAGCTGGTGCGCTCTCCCCGGTCCCTGGTTGCGCTTGGCCGTCCGGCCCGGCCCTGGAGCGGAAGGCGCCTCGGGTCGGGTCACTTACTGAGCAGGGCCCCGAGGAGCCCTGCGGAGCCCGGGTCCCGGGACAACCCCATCTCGGCCTCCAGCTCCCGGGAAACCCACGTTCTGCGCCCCAACGACCTGTGCGCTCCGGGGACGCCGAGGGTGGGAGATGGGAGGCAAGCCGCAGGGCCCGGGGACGCGTGGGGCGGAGGCCCTCTCTGCCCCTCGAGCTGCGGCCTGCTCGCCTTCTCCAGCTCCCGGGGTCATTGTGCAGGTTCCAAACACGCTCCCGGCGGAGTCCGGCGCCGCCTGGTGGGGACTGAGGGTTGAGAGTAGGGGTGACGGGGTGGCGGGCCTGGAGACCAGAGGCTGTTCAGAGCATCTGGAGGCGGCTTCGCCAGGGTCACACGCGGAGGAGCTTTTTGCGGTGTAGCTGGGATTTCGAGCGAGAGGTGTGTCTGTGCGCAGGTAGCGCTGAGGTACCAGGGACCATATTGTGCTTGTGTGGTCATacgtatgtctgtgtgtgtgtgcatgtttgtgtataCCTGTTTGTCCCCGACAGGGCTGCACCTGAGAGAGCGGGTGGATCCTGTGTGCATGagtctgtgcatgtgtgcgtgtgttaCGTTCAGACGGGTTTATGTGTGTGCCCTTGGTATGTACAGGTGTTTCTGTGTGGGGGAGGTGTAGGAGTGTATGAAGGTGCATTTGAGGATAA
The sequence above is drawn from the Balaenoptera musculus isolate JJ_BM4_2016_0621 chromosome 15, mBalMus1.pri.v3, whole genome shotgun sequence genome and encodes:
- the SLC32A1 gene encoding vesicular inhibitory amino acid transporter is translated as MATLLRSKLSNVATSVSNKSQAKVSGMFARMGFQAATDEEAVGFAHCDDLDFEHRQGLQMDILKTEGEPCGDEGAEPPVEGDIHYQRGGGAPLPPSGSKDQALGAGGEFGGHDKPKITAWEAGWNVTNAIQGMFVLGLPYAILHGGYLGLFLIIFAAVVCCYTGKILIACLYEENEDGEVVRVRDSYVAIANACCAPRFPTLGGRVVNVAQIIELVMTCILYVVVSGNLMYNSFPGLPVSQKSWSIIATAVLLPCAFLKNLKAVSKFSLLCTLAHFVINILVIAYCLSRARDWAWEKVKFYIDVKKFPISIGIIVFSYTSQIFLPSLEGNMQQPSEFHCMMNWTHIAACVLKGLFALVAYLTWADETKEVITDNLPGSIRAVVNIFLVAKALLSYPLPFFAAVEVLEKSLFQEGSRAFFPACYGGDGRLKSWGLTLRCALVVFTLLMAIYVPHFALLMGLTGSLTGAGLCFLLPSLFHLRLLWRKLLWHQVFFDVAIFVIGGICSVSGFVHSLEGLIEAYRTNAED